A section of the Streptomyces sp. NBC_01408 genome encodes:
- a CDS encoding helix-turn-helix domain-containing protein, with amino-acid sequence MARPEKEIPANALMEVAELARELRALRRRSNLTYRELASTSHYSAAALSTAASGQRTPKWEIVEAFVLGCGYKGDMRAWRAIHRNALAREAGEDARKKASAGEDTAADEDVDGAQQAEPTIPGPPDGLLALVQQFMETHKGDELQRVTSPTVDHVHTALALCTTPQDVLSVMREVVADRGLTSADLEKRSRRLYPISSTTFAAVLNGDELPTTEWLHIFLTTCGMEPARTLIWHHTVSRIKIANLRHRHTPPPMAIPESPAAAERTLATVRLVFLLLLSTLIGVSVGLMVFITTRSITNGIMAGVSITSTAPLIVSYVSKSRGSD; translated from the coding sequence GTGGCGCGTCCTGAGAAGGAGATCCCCGCAAATGCGCTGATGGAGGTGGCGGAGCTGGCCCGCGAACTGCGGGCGCTCCGGCGCCGCAGCAACCTGACCTACAGGGAACTGGCCTCCACCTCGCACTACTCCGCCGCGGCCCTGTCCACGGCGGCGTCGGGCCAGCGCACCCCGAAGTGGGAGATAGTCGAAGCGTTCGTCCTCGGCTGCGGCTACAAGGGCGACATGCGCGCCTGGCGCGCGATCCACCGCAACGCGCTCGCCCGTGAAGCCGGGGAGGACGCCCGCAAGAAGGCTTCGGCCGGCGAAGACACCGCCGCCGACGAGGACGTCGACGGAGCGCAGCAGGCCGAGCCGACGATCCCGGGTCCTCCGGACGGTCTGCTCGCCCTCGTCCAGCAGTTCATGGAGACGCACAAGGGAGACGAGCTCCAGCGGGTCACGAGCCCGACCGTGGACCACGTGCACACGGCCCTGGCCCTGTGCACCACGCCCCAGGACGTGCTGTCCGTCATGCGCGAGGTGGTCGCCGACAGAGGGCTGACCAGCGCCGACCTGGAGAAGCGCAGCCGCCGGCTGTACCCGATCTCCAGCACGACGTTCGCAGCCGTCCTCAACGGGGACGAACTCCCCACCACCGAGTGGCTGCACATCTTCCTGACCACCTGCGGTATGGAACCGGCTCGCACCCTGATCTGGCACCACACGGTGTCCCGCATCAAGATCGCGAACCTGCGGCACCGGCACACGCCGCCGCCTATGGCCATACCGGAGTCCCCGGCCGCCGCGGAGCGGACGCTGGCAACCGTTCGCCTGGTGTTCCTGCTCCTCCTCAGCACCCTGATCGGCGTAAGCGTCGGGCTGATGGTCTTCATCACCACCCGGTCCATCACCAACGGCATCATGGCGGGGGTGAGCATCACCAGCACAGCGCCGCTGATCGTGAGCTACGTCAGCAAGTCCCGCGGATCGGACTGA